One genomic segment of Catalinimonas alkaloidigena includes these proteins:
- a CDS encoding XdhC family protein, translated as MKELSRIVEAYDQIADTSQKAALATVVKVQGSSYRRAGARMLMTDDGRWTGAISGGCLEGDALRKARQAILLNQPSVVTYDTMTDENASRLGVGLGCNGIIDVLIEPIDYLREQMDLMRVFKNFLKDRKRAAIATVFNVEESMQEGIGQRFVTDSQGNALSNITVPLLKDQVHADILPALAKGQPLNKVYAVEKGRVEVSIEILHPSIELIIFGGGYDAAPVVKLGDTLGWQVSVTDDCIAHTGSKRFPGACQVLHAPRENVVEQLSITPYTYTVLMSHNYAYDIAVLPQLLATDVQYIGILGPKKRYLKMLHELEQKGIILSEKDQERIHSPVGLDIGAETPDEIALSIISEIQAVHQRSKGGLLKEKKGFIHERS; from the coding sequence ATGAAAGAACTCAGTAGAATAGTGGAAGCATATGACCAGATTGCTGACACCTCTCAAAAGGCAGCACTGGCTACCGTAGTGAAAGTACAAGGCTCTTCTTACCGTAGAGCCGGAGCACGTATGCTTATGACGGATGATGGCCGCTGGACTGGTGCGATCAGCGGAGGGTGTCTGGAAGGAGATGCGCTACGCAAAGCCCGTCAGGCTATTCTCCTAAATCAACCTAGCGTAGTAACTTACGATACTATGACTGATGAAAATGCCAGTAGACTCGGAGTAGGACTAGGCTGTAACGGAATTATAGATGTACTCATTGAACCTATAGATTATCTGCGTGAGCAGATGGATTTAATGCGGGTTTTTAAAAACTTTCTCAAAGATCGTAAAAGAGCAGCCATTGCCACTGTTTTTAACGTGGAAGAATCTATGCAAGAAGGGATTGGGCAAAGGTTCGTCACAGATAGTCAGGGAAATGCGCTGAGCAATATTACTGTCCCCTTATTGAAGGATCAGGTACACGCTGATATTTTACCTGCCTTAGCAAAAGGTCAACCCCTCAATAAAGTATATGCAGTGGAAAAAGGTCGCGTAGAAGTAAGTATTGAAATACTTCACCCCAGCATAGAGCTCATCATCTTTGGAGGGGGATATGACGCTGCTCCGGTGGTAAAACTAGGAGATACCTTGGGCTGGCAGGTCAGTGTAACTGATGATTGTATTGCACATACGGGCAGCAAGCGTTTTCCGGGTGCTTGTCAGGTGCTACATGCTCCACGCGAAAATGTGGTAGAACAATTATCTATCACGCCTTATACTTATACGGTGCTGATGTCGCACAACTATGCGTATGATATAGCTGTATTACCTCAACTGTTGGCTACTGACGTTCAGTATATTGGTATTTTAGGACCTAAAAAACGCTATCTGAAAATGTTGCATGAGCTGGAACAAAAAGGGATTATCCTCAGTGAAAAAGATCAGGAGCGTATTCATAGTCCTGTAGGATTAGACATTGGTGCGGAAACACCCGACGAAATAGCGCTATCCATTATTTCAGAGATACAAGCTGTACATCAAAGAAGCAAAGGAGGACTGCTCAAAGAAAAGAAAGGCTTCATTCATGAACGCAGTTGA
- a CDS encoding nucleotidyltransferase family protein — protein sequence MNAVEEHAIVILAAGASSRMGQPKQLLEIKGKTLLRHVAEEAISASIGPVIVVVGAFSELVEKAIKDISVKKVVNLDWKQGMGTSIQKGILEVQNQYPHCQGAILMLSDQPYVDATLLNKLLQAHLDSKKPIVASSYQNTLGVPVYFHASYFPHLCQLEGFVGARKLIRQHKEKVERVDFPSGKFDIDTPEDYQKIKKKME from the coding sequence ATGAACGCAGTTGAAGAACATGCAATAGTTATCCTGGCCGCCGGAGCATCTTCCCGCATGGGCCAACCCAAGCAGTTATTAGAAATTAAAGGTAAAACGCTACTGCGTCATGTAGCCGAAGAAGCCATAAGCGCAAGTATAGGCCCGGTAATAGTAGTAGTAGGTGCTTTTTCTGAATTGGTAGAAAAAGCAATCAAGGATATTAGCGTAAAAAAAGTGGTGAACCTGGACTGGAAGCAAGGTATGGGAACTTCCATTCAAAAGGGTATATTAGAAGTACAAAATCAATACCCCCATTGTCAGGGAGCTATACTCATGCTATCAGATCAGCCATATGTTGACGCCACCTTGCTGAACAAATTATTACAAGCCCATCTGGATTCTAAAAAACCGATTGTTGCTTCATCTTACCAGAATACATTAGGGGTTCCGGTTTATTTTCATGCTTCGTATTTTCCTCATTTATGCCAACTGGAAGGCTTCGTAGGGGCACGCAAACTTATCCGGCAGCATAAGGAAAAGGTAGAAAGGGTGGATTTCCCTTCTGGTAAATTTGATATCGATACGCCTGAAGATTATCAGAAAATAAAAAAGAAAATGGAGTAA
- a CDS encoding ABC transporter permease codes for MLKNYFITAFRNLARQRSFSLINIAGLTLGISGALVIFLIVRFELSFDDFHTKSDRIYRVLSGSPKDPALNDAGTPHGLKVILENDFPEIEKVAVVYKPNPEKTQIEVHEELSREPSIAYVSPAFYEIFDFEWISGSPQKSLGKAGQVVIDETLAEKYFRGDAMGKSIRLNNAQELVVSGILKAMPKNTDYPIRMAISHATFEQSEEYKETYGGSRSSYYQTFVLLKPNVFAEVIDTRFPGMIAKYLGEDFADNYMTHELQPLEEVHFSSQIDNFSERTVSKESINSLALVGIFLLITACINFINLTTAQAVKRSKEVGVRKVLGSSRQQLIGQFMGETALLTFMAILISYLLAANLLPPLGSFLNLPLDFSLMNEWVTWLFLFGIGIVVSILAGFYPSLVLSAFRPVSSLKNTYASRSSKGIILRKGLIIFQFALSQVLIICTVVVLSQMHYFNNASLGFDQEAVLTADLPRSNHDKVETLRNDMSQLSSIKDISFSLNTPAATINKYWTYFMHQASSEERKISEIKFIDSNFLTFYGIPLIAGHNVQPLGDSTDLVVNETFLKEIGITDPEKALGEQISFYGTEGEIIGVVQDFHSMSLKEEIPPLMMIRAPGFFQKASFKVEMSRSQEAIAAVEQQWRSAFPDYYFSYEFLDNDLATMYEQERKTSKLLSIFAGIAIFIGCLGLYGLISFMAIQKEKEVGIRKVLGGSIQHIVYLFTKDFVLLLGVAFLMAAPVAYYFMQQWLADFTYSISISWWMFVIAALVGLVIALLTVSFKSVKAALANPAEALRSE; via the coding sequence ATGCTTAAAAACTATTTTATCACTGCCTTCAGAAACCTGGCCCGACAAAGAAGTTTTTCTCTGATCAATATTGCAGGACTTACCCTGGGCATTAGCGGAGCGTTGGTGATTTTTTTGATCGTCCGTTTTGAACTAAGCTTTGATGATTTTCATACTAAATCAGACCGTATTTATCGGGTACTTTCAGGTTCACCAAAAGATCCGGCATTGAACGACGCAGGAACACCTCATGGCTTGAAGGTAATATTAGAAAATGATTTTCCCGAAATAGAGAAGGTTGCGGTTGTCTACAAGCCTAATCCTGAAAAGACGCAGATAGAAGTTCATGAAGAGTTGAGTCGTGAGCCTAGTATTGCCTATGTCTCGCCTGCCTTCTATGAAATTTTTGATTTTGAATGGATTAGTGGTAGTCCGCAAAAGTCACTTGGCAAAGCCGGGCAGGTGGTGATTGATGAAACTTTAGCAGAAAAATATTTTCGTGGAGATGCGATGGGCAAGAGTATACGGCTCAACAATGCACAGGAACTGGTAGTAAGTGGAATTCTCAAGGCGATGCCAAAAAATACTGATTACCCTATCAGAATGGCCATTTCTCACGCTACTTTTGAGCAAAGTGAAGAATATAAAGAAACATATGGGGGGAGCAGGAGCTCTTACTATCAGACCTTTGTCCTGTTAAAGCCTAATGTTTTCGCTGAAGTAATTGATACCCGTTTTCCGGGGATGATCGCTAAGTACCTGGGTGAAGATTTTGCTGATAATTATATGACGCATGAACTTCAGCCCCTTGAGGAAGTTCATTTCAGTAGTCAGATAGATAATTTTTCGGAGCGTACCGTTTCCAAAGAGTCTATCAACAGCCTGGCTCTGGTAGGTATTTTCCTGCTTATTACTGCCTGTATAAACTTCATTAACCTTACTACTGCCCAGGCAGTAAAGCGTTCTAAAGAAGTAGGAGTGCGTAAAGTGCTGGGTAGCTCGCGCCAGCAACTGATCGGACAGTTTATGGGAGAGACCGCACTGCTGACTTTTATGGCTATTCTGATTTCATATCTACTAGCTGCGAACTTACTGCCCCCCCTTGGCTCTTTCCTTAACCTTCCTCTGGATTTCTCACTGATGAATGAGTGGGTAACCTGGCTTTTTTTGTTTGGGATAGGTATAGTAGTAAGTATATTAGCAGGCTTTTACCCTTCACTGGTACTCTCAGCCTTTCGTCCTGTTTCCAGTCTGAAAAACACCTATGCTTCCCGTAGCTCAAAAGGAATAATACTGCGTAAAGGCCTTATCATTTTCCAGTTTGCGCTTTCGCAGGTGCTTATCATCTGCACAGTGGTTGTATTAAGTCAAATGCATTATTTCAATAATGCCTCACTGGGATTTGATCAGGAAGCAGTGCTTACGGCGGATCTGCCAAGAAGTAATCACGATAAGGTAGAAACATTGCGTAATGACATGTCTCAGTTGAGCAGTATCAAAGACATTAGTTTCTCATTGAACACACCCGCGGCTACCATAAATAAGTACTGGACTTATTTTATGCATCAGGCATCTTCGGAAGAGCGTAAGATATCCGAGATTAAGTTTATTGACAGTAATTTTCTGACTTTTTATGGCATCCCGCTCATTGCAGGACACAATGTACAGCCGCTGGGTGACTCTACTGATTTGGTGGTGAATGAAACCTTTTTGAAAGAAATAGGAATCACTGATCCTGAAAAGGCATTGGGAGAGCAAATCAGCTTTTATGGTACAGAAGGAGAAATAATAGGAGTTGTACAGGATTTTCATTCTATGTCATTGAAAGAAGAAATCCCCCCTCTGATGATGATAAGAGCGCCAGGCTTTTTTCAGAAAGCTTCTTTTAAAGTTGAAATGAGTCGTAGCCAGGAGGCGATCGCGGCAGTAGAACAACAGTGGCGGTCTGCATTTCCTGACTATTATTTTAGCTATGAGTTTCTGGATAATGATCTGGCAACGATGTATGAGCAGGAACGAAAAACCTCCAAGCTCTTATCCATTTTTGCCGGAATAGCCATTTTTATTGGCTGCCTGGGACTCTACGGGCTGATCAGTTTTATGGCCATTCAGAAAGAAAAAGAAGTAGGCATACGTAAAGTTTTGGGAGGCAGTATACAGCATATTGTTTATTTGTTCACCAAAGATTTTGTGTTACTACTGGGGGTTGCATTTTTGATGGCTGCCCCTGTAGCGTATTATTTTATGCAGCAGTGGCTGGCAGACTTTACCTACAGTATTAGTATTTCCTGGTGGATGTTTGTGATCGCAGCACTTGTAGGGCTCGTCATAGCACTGCTCACTGTAAGCTTTAAGTCGGTAAAAGCGGCGCTTGCTAATCCGGCAGAAGCTTTAAGAAGTGAATAA
- a CDS encoding c-type cytochrome: MYHSSLVLSTAIFLSSVFFSFNQAEVVSMQAEPNLEESIKLGKEIYSSYCVSCHMSEGQGVPGAFPPLAKSDYLMADKERSIRTVMHGLEGEIVVNGTTYNNIMTPLGLTNEEITHVLNYVRNSWGNEGEVVTFQEVEAVREAGE, from the coding sequence ATGTACCATTCATCATTAGTATTAAGCACAGCTATCTTTTTGTCTAGTGTGTTTTTTTCATTTAACCAAGCTGAAGTAGTTTCTATGCAGGCTGAGCCCAACTTAGAAGAAAGCATCAAGCTAGGAAAAGAAATCTACTCCAGCTACTGCGTTAGTTGTCATATGAGTGAAGGGCAGGGAGTACCCGGAGCATTTCCTCCTTTAGCAAAATCTGATTATCTCATGGCTGATAAAGAGCGTTCTATTCGCACAGTGATGCATGGCCTGGAAGGTGAAATTGTAGTCAACGGCACTACTTATAACAACATAATGACTCCACTTGGCCTGACCAATGAAGAGATTACACATGTACTCAATTATGTGCGTAACAGTTGGGGCAATGAAGGAGAAGTAGTCACTTTTCAAGAAGTAGAAGCTGTAAGGGAAGCCGGAGAATAA
- a CDS encoding Sec-independent protein translocase subunit TatA/TatB gives MTLAFLMLENISGWEIFIIVLVIYIFFGPRSLPKFYQNMKKALAQFQDSLKEVQRELHKKE, from the coding sequence ATGACACTGGCTTTTTTGATGCTCGAGAACATCAGTGGATGGGAGATATTCATTATAGTACTTGTAATTTATATCTTCTTCGGTCCTCGCTCTCTACCCAAGTTTTACCAAAACATGAAAAAAGCGCTTGCCCAATTTCAGGACTCCCTGAAAGAAGTGCAGCGTGAATTGCATAAGAAAGAATAG
- a CDS encoding ABC transporter permease: protein MNEYTVYALGHSSPTEAMGEPLTVGNQEVRISGIVKNFHYLPVMERIEIFALYCRPLEFAYMLIKLSSTHIQAILAGLTILMKVVGYFAFLSICIACLGFLGIAIYTAEIKMKEVCICKVLGAELYQLIFYF from the coding sequence TTGAATGAGTATACTGTCTATGCACTTGGACATAGTTCTCCTACAGAAGCTATGGGCGAACCGCTGACTGTTGGAAATCAGGAGGTGAGGATAAGTGGTATAGTGAAAAATTTTCATTACCTGCCGGTGATGGAACGTATTGAAATCTTTGCGCTTTATTGCCGTCCGCTGGAATTTGCCTATATGCTGATCAAACTGAGCAGCACTCATATACAGGCTATACTGGCAGGACTGACCATTCTGATGAAAGTAGTTGGCTACTTTGCATTCCTTTCCATCTGCATTGCCTGTCTCGGATTTTTGGGGATTGCCATTTACACAGCAGAAATCAAGATGAAGGAGGTTTGTATCTGTAAAGTGCTGGGGGCAGAACTGTATCAGCTGATTTTTTACTTTTGA
- a CDS encoding alginate O-acetyltransferase AlgX-related protein has translation MVRRAETGIYLFSVLEFKMKRFIQKTTLFLIPFVVMLAVTKLFYSKNQGDLSRVGYIPTDKSYREKFREEYSQPLKFTNLSEANLSKKNKYSVLTIGDSFSQQSQIGYQNYLAQYDSISVINFDQRVKKNPISVVYGVLNGNLLDSIEVNYIILQSVERHFVERGNEIETNYIFQFKNNKDSSAREKQSMPQTDPQNFPPAEIVKFPLFNILYHLDDNAFFSKVLKVKVDSTLFSGRFQKELLFYEEDLLMTEVNNRKELVVKLNRELNSLGEKLSQKGIMLIVLPAPDKFDVYYNHIVNNEKYTKPKFFEHMQEMQKNYHFIDSRKILSEAINKNKDVYFFDDTHWSPLSSQLIAKELAQIIK, from the coding sequence TTGGTTCGGAGGGCAGAAACAGGAATTTATCTATTTTCAGTTTTAGAATTTAAAATGAAACGATTCATCCAGAAGACTACTCTTTTTCTCATTCCATTTGTAGTAATGTTAGCTGTAACGAAACTGTTTTACTCAAAAAACCAGGGAGATCTTAGTAGGGTAGGATATATACCTACTGATAAAAGCTACAGGGAAAAATTCAGGGAAGAGTATAGCCAGCCTCTTAAATTTACCAACTTATCAGAAGCTAATCTTTCAAAAAAAAATAAGTATTCTGTTCTTACTATAGGAGACTCATTCTCTCAGCAAAGCCAGATTGGTTACCAGAACTACTTAGCACAATATGACTCTATTAGTGTGATAAATTTTGACCAGAGGGTTAAAAAAAACCCAATAAGTGTGGTATATGGTGTATTGAATGGAAATTTGCTGGATAGTATTGAGGTAAACTATATCATACTACAATCCGTAGAAAGACATTTTGTTGAAAGGGGAAACGAGATTGAAACTAATTATATTTTTCAATTTAAAAATAATAAAGATTCTTCAGCTAGGGAAAAGCAGAGCATGCCTCAAACTGATCCGCAAAATTTCCCTCCAGCAGAAATTGTGAAATTTCCTCTGTTTAATATTTTGTATCATCTGGACGATAATGCCTTCTTTTCAAAAGTATTAAAAGTAAAAGTGGATTCAACTTTATTTTCGGGCCGGTTTCAAAAAGAACTTTTGTTCTATGAAGAGGACTTGCTCATGACTGAAGTGAATAACAGAAAAGAATTAGTGGTAAAGCTTAATAGAGAACTTAATAGTTTAGGTGAAAAACTTAGTCAAAAAGGAATTATGCTCATTGTTCTTCCTGCTCCTGACAAGTTTGATGTTTACTATAATCATATTGTAAACAATGAAAAATACACTAAGCCCAAGTTTTTTGAGCATATGCAGGAAATGCAAAAAAACTATCATTTTATTGATTCTCGTAAGATTCTAAGCGAGGCCATAAACAAAAATAAAGATGTTTATTTTTTTGATGATACTCATTGGTCTCCTCTGTCGTCTCAGCTCATCGCAAAAGAATTGGCCCAAATTATTAAGTGA
- a CDS encoding MBOAT family O-acyltransferase, with the protein MLFNSLDFAIFLPIVFILYWFITSKSLRLQNVLLLVASYLFYGWWDWRFLSLIAFSTLVDFTVGIALEKQKDHFKRKALLWTSILVNLGFLGVFKYYNFFLDSLYDVVPGLQVALGFNTLDIILPVGISFYTFQTMSYTIDIYKEKLKPTRNFIVFATFVSFFPQLVAGPIERATHLLPQFLKVRTFDYAKAVDGMRQILWGLFKKIVIADNCATYANLIFNNSAEYSGSTLLLGAFFFAFQIYCDFSGYSDIAIGVSRLFGFDLMRNFAFPYFSKDIAEFWRRWHISLSTWFRDYLYIPLGGSRGGTPMKIRNTFAIFIVSGLWHGANWTFIVWGALNAIYFLPLLLTDKNRKNMKIAAQGNYLPTVKEFFNILLTFLLTLLAWVFFRAEDITHAWAYLSGIFSPSLFSLPASEVSPKTVIGLVMIFIVVEWLGREEQYAIADLGSKWKSPVRYTMYYAIIFALFWFGGQKQEFIYFQF; encoded by the coding sequence ATGTTATTCAACTCATTAGATTTCGCTATATTTTTACCCATAGTTTTTATACTATATTGGTTTATCACTAGTAAAAGCTTGCGCTTACAAAATGTGCTACTTCTGGTGGCCAGCTATCTGTTTTATGGGTGGTGGGACTGGAGGTTTTTATCACTTATAGCATTTAGTACTTTAGTAGATTTTACTGTTGGAATAGCGCTTGAAAAGCAAAAAGACCACTTTAAAAGAAAAGCTCTCCTTTGGACAAGTATTCTGGTAAATCTTGGGTTTTTAGGAGTATTTAAGTACTATAACTTTTTTCTGGATTCGTTATACGATGTCGTTCCTGGCTTACAAGTTGCATTAGGGTTCAATACTCTTGATATTATTCTTCCAGTGGGAATTAGCTTTTATACTTTTCAAACGATGAGCTACACTATTGATATTTACAAAGAAAAGCTCAAGCCCACTAGAAATTTTATCGTATTCGCTACTTTTGTTAGCTTTTTTCCTCAGCTAGTTGCTGGTCCTATTGAACGAGCTACTCATCTACTTCCACAGTTCTTAAAAGTACGTACCTTTGATTATGCTAAAGCCGTTGATGGTATGCGGCAGATACTGTGGGGGCTATTCAAAAAAATAGTAATCGCCGATAACTGTGCTACGTATGCTAATCTAATTTTTAATAATTCAGCAGAATATTCAGGTAGTACTTTATTACTGGGCGCATTTTTCTTTGCATTTCAAATCTACTGTGATTTCTCTGGCTACTCAGATATTGCTATTGGAGTATCCCGGTTATTTGGTTTTGACTTAATGAGGAACTTTGCTTTTCCTTATTTTTCAAAAGACATAGCTGAGTTTTGGAGACGATGGCATATTTCCCTCTCCACCTGGTTTAGAGACTATCTCTATATTCCACTAGGAGGTAGTAGAGGAGGGACCCCGATGAAAATCCGAAATACCTTCGCCATTTTTATTGTTAGCGGTTTATGGCATGGAGCCAACTGGACTTTTATTGTTTGGGGAGCCTTGAATGCCATTTATTTCTTACCCCTACTGTTGACTGATAAAAACCGTAAGAATATGAAGATTGCTGCTCAAGGCAATTACCTGCCCACAGTTAAAGAGTTTTTTAATATTCTACTTACATTTTTATTAACCCTACTTGCATGGGTCTTTTTTAGAGCTGAAGATATAACTCATGCTTGGGCATATTTATCCGGAATATTTTCGCCTTCCTTGTTTTCACTGCCAGCATCAGAAGTGAGTCCCAAGACAGTGATTGGATTAGTGATGATTTTCATAGTTGTAGAGTGGCTGGGAAGAGAAGAACAATATGCTATCGCTGATTTGGGCAGTAAATGGAAAAGCCCTGTCAGATATACGATGTACTATGCAATTATATTTGCACTCTTTTGGTTCGGAGGGCAGAAACAGGAATTTATCTATTTTCAGTTTTAG
- a CDS encoding heavy metal translocating P-type ATPase, whose product MATNHTTIDQEPATSLKEANGYVRKTYPVTGMSCAACAVSVESTLKTTEGVKDAGVNYATQSAWVDVDSAVKPEILQQAVRSVGYDLIIETENAQEKQAESQHHQYEALKKRTLFAALLTLPVFIIGMFLMDMPSMDMSGANWIMMVLTAPVLFWFGRNFFINAWRQALHGKANMDTLVALSTGIAFLFSAFTTFYPEFWHSRGLPAHTYFEAAAVIITLISLGKLLEERAKANTSSAIKKLIGLQPKTVHAIVEGVEQEIPVAQVQPGTLILVHPGEKIPVDGEVQSGSSYVDESMISGEPIPVQKQKGNQVFAGTVNQQGSFRFETQKVGGETVLGQIIKMVQEAQGSKAPVQKLVDKIAGIFVPVVIVISILTFAAWMLFGGDDAFTHALLTSITVLVIACPCALGLATPTAIMVGVGKGAENNILIKDAESLELAHKVNAIILDKTGTITEGKPAVSGIQWNLEVEEEQKPSYQGILYALEEQSEHPLAEAVVDKLAGEKRENIELESFESLTGRGVKAKSADKRYYIGNLQLMLELKITLPSKLEEQAKTWQQKANTVVYFADQDQVLAVIAIADKIKTTSSRAIQSLQEQGVEVYMFTGDNQQTAEAVAQDVGLKHFKAEVLPSEKADFVKELQQKGKIVAMVGDGINDSQALAQADVSIAMGKGSDIAMDVAKMTLITSDLTAIPKALNLSGKTVKTIKQNLFWAFIYNVIGIPIAAGVLFPFFGFLLDPMIAGAAMALSSVSVVTNSLRLKSTKL is encoded by the coding sequence ATGGCAACGAATCACACCACGATAGATCAGGAACCAGCCACCAGCCTAAAAGAAGCGAATGGCTATGTTCGCAAAACATATCCCGTCACAGGTATGAGCTGTGCAGCCTGTGCGGTAAGTGTAGAATCTACCCTCAAAACAACCGAAGGAGTAAAAGACGCTGGCGTTAATTATGCTACCCAGTCAGCCTGGGTAGATGTAGATTCTGCTGTTAAACCTGAAATTTTACAACAGGCGGTACGCTCGGTAGGCTATGACCTGATTATAGAAACTGAAAATGCCCAGGAAAAGCAAGCAGAATCGCAACACCATCAATATGAGGCTCTGAAAAAGCGTACGCTCTTCGCTGCGCTGCTGACCTTACCCGTCTTCATCATTGGTATGTTTCTTATGGATATGCCCAGCATGGACATGTCTGGTGCCAACTGGATCATGATGGTACTGACCGCACCGGTGCTTTTCTGGTTTGGGCGTAACTTCTTTATCAATGCCTGGAGGCAGGCGCTTCATGGCAAAGCCAATATGGATACACTGGTGGCACTGAGTACCGGAATCGCTTTTCTCTTCAGTGCCTTCACCACTTTCTATCCTGAATTCTGGCATAGTCGGGGACTTCCCGCGCACACCTACTTTGAAGCAGCAGCGGTCATCATCACCCTGATTTCTTTGGGGAAGCTGCTGGAAGAAAGAGCCAAAGCAAATACTTCCTCAGCCATCAAAAAGCTGATTGGTCTGCAGCCTAAAACGGTGCATGCCATTGTTGAAGGCGTAGAACAGGAAATTCCGGTAGCTCAGGTGCAGCCGGGTACTCTGATTCTGGTACATCCGGGAGAGAAAATTCCGGTGGATGGTGAAGTACAAAGCGGTTCTTCTTATGTGGATGAAAGTATGATCAGCGGTGAGCCCATTCCTGTACAGAAACAAAAAGGCAATCAGGTATTTGCCGGAACTGTGAATCAGCAGGGAAGCTTTCGCTTTGAAACGCAGAAAGTAGGGGGAGAAACTGTGCTCGGACAAATCATCAAAATGGTGCAGGAAGCACAGGGTAGCAAAGCTCCGGTGCAGAAACTGGTAGATAAAATCGCTGGTATTTTTGTGCCGGTAGTAATCGTCATTTCCATCCTGACCTTTGCTGCCTGGATGCTTTTTGGAGGAGATGATGCCTTTACACATGCCTTGCTCACTTCCATTACAGTGCTGGTTATCGCCTGTCCTTGTGCTTTGGGGCTGGCTACACCTACCGCCATCATGGTAGGGGTAGGTAAAGGTGCAGAAAATAATATCCTGATCAAGGATGCAGAGAGCCTGGAACTGGCACATAAGGTAAATGCCATCATTCTGGACAAGACCGGAACCATTACCGAAGGTAAACCCGCGGTAAGCGGTATACAATGGAATCTTGAAGTGGAAGAAGAGCAGAAACCAAGCTATCAGGGGATACTTTATGCTTTGGAAGAACAGTCGGAACATCCACTGGCTGAAGCAGTGGTCGACAAACTAGCAGGGGAAAAAAGAGAAAATATTGAGCTTGAAAGTTTTGAAAGCCTGACCGGCAGGGGAGTGAAAGCGAAATCAGCAGACAAACGCTATTATATAGGTAACCTGCAACTGATGCTTGAACTGAAAATTACTTTGCCAAGTAAGCTAGAAGAACAGGCCAAGACGTGGCAGCAAAAGGCGAATACAGTCGTTTATTTTGCTGATCAGGATCAGGTACTGGCAGTGATCGCCATCGCGGATAAGATCAAAACAACTTCCTCCCGGGCCATCCAAAGTTTGCAGGAGCAGGGGGTAGAAGTATATATGTTCACCGGTGACAATCAGCAGACCGCTGAGGCAGTGGCTCAGGATGTAGGTCTGAAACATTTTAAAGCAGAAGTCCTGCCCTCAGAGAAAGCTGATTTTGTAAAAGAACTACAGCAAAAGGGCAAAATCGTAGCGATGGTGGGTGATGGTATTAACGATTCACAGGCGCTGGCACAGGCAGATGTGAGCATTGCGATGGGCAAAGGTTCTGACATTGCCATGGATGTTGCCAAGATGACACTCATCACCTCCGATCTGACAGCTATCCCCAAGGCGCTGAATTTGTCTGGCAAAACCGTGAAGACCATCAAGCAGAATTTGTTCTGGGCATTTATTTACAATGTCATAGGTATTCCGATTGCGGCGGGAGTACTTTTCCCGTTTTTCGGTTTTCTGCTGGACCCGATGATTGCCGGAGCAGCCATGGCTTTAAGCTCAGTTTCGGTAGTCACCAACAGCCTTAGGCTGAAGAGCACAAAATTGTAA